The following proteins are encoded in a genomic region of Brachypodium distachyon strain Bd21 chromosome 1, Brachypodium_distachyon_v3.0, whole genome shotgun sequence:
- the LOC100822932 gene encoding beta-ureidopropionase yields MESSNGKPPQGEEEAKAAAAVAEGSIGGYESLHRLLESNLSPELFKEASRLLLGLNCALPLQTISLPGVTTALAEEHDFDVQAYRFNADKEYIRQPRIVRVGLIQNSIAVPTTCHFADQKKAIMEKVKLIIDAAGASGVNILCLQEAWTMPFAFCTREKRWCEFAEPVEGESTQFLQELAQKYNMVIISPILERDINHGEIIWNTVVVIGNNGNIIGIHRKNHIPRVGDFNESTYYMEGNTGHPVFETAYGKIAVNICYGRHHPLNWLAFGLNGAEIVFNPSATVGELSEPMWPIEARNAAIANSYFVGSINRVGTEVFPNPFTSGDGKPQHADFGHFYGSSHFSAPDASCTPSLSRYRDGLMISDMDLNLCRQIKDKWAFRMTARYDIYASLLSEYLKLDFKPQVIADPLINKRRA; encoded by the exons ATGGAGAGCTCCAACGGCAAGCCGCcgcagggggaggaggaggcgaaggcggcggcggcggtggcggaggggTCGATTGGAGGGTACGAGTCGCTGCACAGGCTGCTAGAGTCCAACCTCTCCCCCGAGCTCTTCAAG GAAGCAAGCCGGTTGCTGTTGGGGCTGAATTGTGCACTCCCTCTTCAGACTATTTCACTGCCTGGGGTCACAACAGCTCTTGCAGAAGAGCATGATTTTGATGTGCAG GCATACCGTTTTAATGCTGACAAAGAGTATATAAGGCAACCACGAATTGTTCGAGTTGGTCTAATTCAGAACTCAATAGCTGTTCCAACGACTTGCCATTTTGCTGATCAAAAGAAGGCTATCATGGAGAAAGTAAAACTCATCATAGATGCAGCTGGTGCTTCTGGTGTCAATATTCTGTGCTTGCAG GAAGCGTGGACAATGCCTTTTGCGTTCTGCACGCGTGAGAAACGATGGTGTGAGTTTGCCGAGCCCGTTGAAGGAGAGTCTACTCAGTTCCTTCAAGAGCTTGCACAGAAATATAACATGGTAATTATTAGCCCTATCCTTGAAAGGGATATAAACCATGGAGAGATTATATGGAATACTGTTGTTGTAATTGGAAATAATGGCAATATTATTGGCATTCATCGAAAG AATCACATCCCGAGAGTTGGTGACTTCAATGAGAGCACATACTATATGGAAGGCAACACTGGGCATCCGGTGTTTGAAACAGCATACGGAAAAATTGCTGTGAACATCTGCTACGGAAGGCATCATCCCCTTAATTGGCTTGCATTTGGCCTCAATGGAGCTGAAATAGTTTTCAACCCCTCTGCAACCGTCGGTGAACTCAGTGAACCAATGTGGCCTATTGAG GCAAGGAATGCGGCAATTGCAAATAGCTACTTTGTCGGATCAATTAACCGGGTAGGCACAGAGGTATTCCCGAACCCATTCACCTCTGGTGATGGGAAACCTCAGCATGCCGACTTTGGACATTTCTATGGATCCAGCCATTTCTCTGCACCTGATGCTTCGTGCACCCCATCACTATCTCGCTACCGAGATGGCTTGATGATATCTGACATGGATCTCAACTTATGCCGCCAGATCAAAGACAAGTGGGCCTTCCGCATGACTGCTCGTTATGACATCTATGCTTCCTTGCTTTCAGAGTACTTGAAGTTAGATTTTAAGCCTCAAGTCATCGCTGATCCCTTAATCAATAAGAGGAGGGCATAA
- the LOC100830472 gene encoding probable trehalose-phosphate phosphatase 10 isoform X1, whose amino-acid sequence MGSYDDSPPVKELNLNGPGFPIRLEPLRANGWLHDMKVSSPTASPMNNDISGTLFNPVYRAWIKKYPSALNVFDKIVACGRGKKIALFLDYDGTLSPIVDEPDNAVMSDQMREVVRNAAIHLPTAIISGRAVDKVFDFVKLTELYYAGSHGMDIMGPVGKSSSVADHRSCTNSNKGKEVKIFQAATEFLPVIEEVFRLLVESTKGIHGAKVENNKFCVSVHYRNVDEKDWTLVAQCTDDILKMYPRLQLCHGRKVLEVRPVIDWNKGKAVEFLLDSLGLAHSDSVLPIYIGDDRTDEDAFKVLRDCKQGIGILVSSVPKESHALYSLVDPSEVMDFLKRLMIWKEQEATSR is encoded by the exons ATGGGCTCCTATGATGATTCTCCACCAGTGAAGGAGCTGAACCTGAACGGACCAGGTTTTCCTATAAGATTGGAACCATTGCGTGCTAATGGCTGGCTCCATGACATGAAGGTGTCCTCACCTACTGCTTCCCCTATGAACAATGATATTTCTGGCACATTGTTCAATCCGGTTTACCGAGCTTGGATC AAGAAGTATCCTTCAGCTCTAAATGTGTTTGACAAAATTGTTGCCTGCGGCAGAGGCAAGAAGATCGCGCTATTCTTAGACTATGATGGCACCCTTTCTCCAATCGTTGACGAGCCTGACAATGCTGTCATGTCTGATCAG ATGCGCGAGGTGGTGAGAAATGCTGCCATACATCTCCCCACTGCGATTATCAGTGGAAGAGCTGTTGATAAG GTGTTTGATTTTGTTAAACTGACAGAACTATACTATGCTGGTAGCCATGGAATGGACATTATGGGTCCAGTGGGGAAATCTAGTAGTGTTGCTGACCATAGAAGCTGCACCAACTCCAACAAG GGCAAGGAGGTGAAGATTTTCCAGGCTGCTACCGAATTCTTACCGGTGATCGAAGAG GTTTTTAGACTGCTCGTTGAAAGTACAAAGGGAATTCATGGTGCAAAAGTTGAGAACAACAAGTTCTGTGTGTCGGTACACTACCGCAATGTCGATGAGAAG GATTGGACGCTCGTTGCACAGTGCACAGATGACATCCTCAAGATGTACCCTCGTCTGCAACTTTGTCATGGACGAAAG GTTCTTGAGGTTCGTCCAGTGATAGACTGGAACAAGGGGAAGGCTGTGGAGTTCTTGTTGGACTCCTTGGGGTTAGCTCACAGCGACAGTGTGCTCCCCATCTACATTGGAGATGACCGTACCGATGAGGATGCATTCAAG GTCCTTCGAGACTGTAAACAAGGTATTGGAATTCTGGTGTCATCTGTACCAAAAGAATCCCATGCCCTTTATTCTTTAGTAGACCCATCTGAG GTGATGGACTTCCTGAAGAGATTGATGATATGGAAGGAGCAAGAAGCAACAAGTAGATGA
- the LOC100830472 gene encoding probable trehalose-phosphate phosphatase 10 isoform X2: protein MIFLAHCSIRFTELGSGKKIALFLDYDGTLSPIVDEPDNAVMSDQMREVVRNAAIHLPTAIISGRAVDKVFDFVKLTELYYAGSHGMDIMGPVGKSSSVADHRSCTNSNKGKEVKIFQAATEFLPVIEEVFRLLVESTKGIHGAKVENNKFCVSVHYRNVDEKDWTLVAQCTDDILKMYPRLQLCHGRKVLEVRPVIDWNKGKAVEFLLDSLGLAHSDSVLPIYIGDDRTDEDAFKVLRDCKQGIGILVSSVPKESHALYSLVDPSEVMDFLKRLMIWKEQEATSR from the exons ATGATATTTCTGGCACATTGTTCAATCCGGTTTACCGAGCTTGGATC AGGCAAGAAGATCGCGCTATTCTTAGACTATGATGGCACCCTTTCTCCAATCGTTGACGAGCCTGACAATGCTGTCATGTCTGATCAG ATGCGCGAGGTGGTGAGAAATGCTGCCATACATCTCCCCACTGCGATTATCAGTGGAAGAGCTGTTGATAAG GTGTTTGATTTTGTTAAACTGACAGAACTATACTATGCTGGTAGCCATGGAATGGACATTATGGGTCCAGTGGGGAAATCTAGTAGTGTTGCTGACCATAGAAGCTGCACCAACTCCAACAAG GGCAAGGAGGTGAAGATTTTCCAGGCTGCTACCGAATTCTTACCGGTGATCGAAGAG GTTTTTAGACTGCTCGTTGAAAGTACAAAGGGAATTCATGGTGCAAAAGTTGAGAACAACAAGTTCTGTGTGTCGGTACACTACCGCAATGTCGATGAGAAG GATTGGACGCTCGTTGCACAGTGCACAGATGACATCCTCAAGATGTACCCTCGTCTGCAACTTTGTCATGGACGAAAG GTTCTTGAGGTTCGTCCAGTGATAGACTGGAACAAGGGGAAGGCTGTGGAGTTCTTGTTGGACTCCTTGGGGTTAGCTCACAGCGACAGTGTGCTCCCCATCTACATTGGAGATGACCGTACCGATGAGGATGCATTCAAG GTCCTTCGAGACTGTAAACAAGGTATTGGAATTCTGGTGTCATCTGTACCAAAAGAATCCCATGCCCTTTATTCTTTAGTAGACCCATCTGAG GTGATGGACTTCCTGAAGAGATTGATGATATGGAAGGAGCAAGAAGCAACAAGTAGATGA